Proteins from a single region of Thamnophis elegans isolate rThaEle1 chromosome 17, rThaEle1.pri, whole genome shotgun sequence:
- the LOC116520138 gene encoding zinc transporter 1-like, with translation MSLAFLPSWLVGSPDFPTGQLYLLVTLFLAEMVGSRLTASLLLQTCAFHTLEGVLALAVRAMDARLGAEGAYASWKNTFGWLRAPVAGTLVSAILLSALYLALVAEGLRRLAEPRLTQHPLALMGIGALAIPIHLAREGLPWKTPAKMDVGPCCGRQRLMPTAKQETEDLLGHGLSTNSQPWLVKEKEGNTALAAGPWRRLYLRWMVACFAPVVVFLHSLTIHLWWTPCPGHATCLRPCPKNPCQSWGTSDVLQPLSVDCWMLYVDPGLAMVVAVAFLFVIWPTVRASALVLLQATPEDLDLWLLERHLHATEGVVAVRELRVWQLDGGSRLVATAQVVCLDVAAFESVIQRVKQVFCEHGVHAVTVEPNLGVGPNKEQREGSGQGPHKRQLCPDPAEMLEFETCV, from the exons ATGTCGCTCGCCTTCCTGCCTTCTTGGTTGGTGGGCAGCCCAGATTTCCCGACGGGGCAGCTCTACCTGTTGGTCACTCTCTTCCTGGCGGAGATGGTGGGTAGCCGCCTGACGGCCTCACTCCTTCTGCAGACCTGTGCCTTCCACACCTTGGAAGGCGTGCTGGCCTTGGCGGTCCGCGCGATGGACGCCCGCCTCGGCGCGGAAGGCGCTTACGCCAGCTGGAAGAACACCTTTGGGTGGTTGCGAGCGCCCGTCGCCGGCACGCTGGTCAGCGCCATCTTGCTAAGCGCATTGTACCTGGCTCTGGTGGCGGAGGGCCTTCGGAGGTTGGCAGAGCCCCGGCTCACCCAGCACCCGCTGGCGCTGATGGGCATCGGGGCGCTGGCCATCCCCATCCATCTGGCGAGGGAAGGTTTGCCCTGGAAGACACCCGCGAAGATGGACGTCGGGCCCTGCTGTGGCCGGCAGAGGCTGATGCCAACGGCGAAGCAGGAAACGGAAG ATCTTCTGGGCCACGGATTGTCCACCAACAGTCAACCGTGGCTGgtcaaagagaaggagggaaatacTGCGTTGGCCGCAGGACCGTGGCGGAGGCTTTATCTCAGATGGATGGTGGCTTGTTTTGCCCCCGTGGTGGTCTTCCTGCATTCGCTCACAATCCACCTCTGGTGGACTCCGTGCCCAGGACACGCGACGTGTCTCCGTCCCTGCCCAAAGAATCCGTGTCAATCTTGGGGAACGTCTGACGTCCTGCAACCTCTGTCCGTGGACTGTTGGATGCTCTACGTGGATCCCGGACTGGCGATGGTGGTCGCCGTGGCCTTCCTGTTCGTAATCTGGCCCACCGTGCGGGCCTCCGCCCTGGTCCTCCTCCAAGCCACGCCAGAAGACCTGGACCTGTGGCTCCTGGAGAGACACCTCCACGCCACGGAAGGGGTGGTCGCCGTGCGGGAGCTCCGGGTCTGGCAGCTGGACGGCGGCAGCCGTTTGGTGGCCACGGCCCAGGTGGTCTGTCTCGACGTGGCCGCTTTCGAGTCGGTGATTCAGAGGGTCAAGCAAGTGTTCTGTGAACACGGTGTCCACGCCGTCACGGTGGAACCAAACTTGGGGGTGGGCCCAAATAAGGAACAGCGGGAAGGGTCTGGCCAGGGACCCCATAAGAGGCAGCTGTGTCCAGATCCTGCAGAGATGCTGGAGTTTGAGACCTGTGtatga